In Sphingobacteriaceae bacterium, the following proteins share a genomic window:
- a CDS encoding recombinase RecQ has product MDPAFQEIKSRLFLKITEISEVLSANIKEDIHSLLKKYWGFDSFRPLQEDIILSVLNKHDTLALLPTGGGKSLCFQVPGLVLGGTTLVISPLIALMNDQVQNLQKRGISAVAISAAMNFKEIDVALNNAARGHVQFIYISPERLQNETFVQKISYLPITLVAVDEAHCISQWGYDFRPSYLNISVLRTYFPDVKIIALTASATKHVVEDIQKQLEFKDQAVFRQSFVRKNLRYVVQLEEDKINRLFKLINNIGGSGLVYVRNRKKTVELAGFLKRNKISAMAYHAGLKYEERQNVQQQWIDNKVQVICATNAFGMGIDKPDVRFVVHLDLPESLEAYFQEAGRGGRDGKIAYSTIFFTKADQQKLLDNFQFAFPELDFIRTTYQAICNYFQVAIGAGQGTSVEFDIDKICKSYNLSPILVYNSIKFLEKENYVSFLDGGFEPSKVLFTANKEDIYHFELLYPKFEPLVKTLLRSYGGLFENYVHINEKDLAYRVKISAATIAEHLAYLDKQEIISYVPQSSLPKLVFMQDRITTKFLEFNPENYHKLKENYRSKISSVIDYTNNDQLCRQVQLLMYFNEFNYSDCGHCDVCISKRPKDYETVKNKILTILQTSQHSLEDLKEKMKSNNSETWIKAFNELIDDGVILVDEDIYYLGR; this is encoded by the coding sequence TTGGACCCTGCTTTTCAGGAAATTAAATCGCGATTATTTCTGAAAATTACTGAAATTAGCGAAGTTTTGAGCGCAAATATAAAAGAAGATATTCATAGCCTGTTAAAAAAGTACTGGGGATTTGACAGTTTCCGGCCTTTGCAGGAGGATATTATTCTTTCTGTTCTAAATAAACACGACACGCTGGCACTGCTTCCTACAGGGGGTGGAAAATCCTTGTGTTTCCAGGTACCAGGACTAGTGCTCGGTGGAACCACCCTGGTAATTTCCCCATTGATTGCTCTGATGAACGACCAGGTGCAAAATCTTCAAAAACGGGGTATTTCAGCGGTTGCAATAAGTGCCGCCATGAATTTTAAAGAGATAGATGTTGCCCTGAATAACGCGGCAAGGGGGCATGTTCAGTTTATTTATATTTCTCCCGAACGTTTGCAGAATGAAACTTTCGTTCAGAAAATTTCCTATTTACCAATTACACTGGTTGCCGTAGATGAGGCGCACTGCATCTCTCAGTGGGGTTACGATTTTCGTCCCAGTTATCTTAACATTTCCGTGCTGCGCACTTACTTTCCAGACGTTAAAATCATTGCCCTTACCGCTAGTGCCACCAAACACGTGGTAGAGGATATTCAGAAACAACTCGAGTTTAAAGATCAAGCTGTTTTTCGGCAATCATTCGTTCGCAAAAATCTGCGCTACGTTGTGCAACTCGAAGAAGATAAAATTAACCGGCTCTTTAAGCTAATAAATAACATTGGTGGATCAGGTTTGGTTTACGTGCGTAACCGGAAGAAGACGGTAGAGCTGGCTGGTTTTTTAAAACGCAATAAGATTTCCGCTATGGCTTACCATGCCGGACTAAAATACGAGGAACGCCAAAATGTTCAGCAGCAGTGGATCGATAATAAAGTACAGGTTATTTGCGCTACCAATGCTTTCGGCATGGGCATCGATAAGCCGGATGTGCGTTTCGTAGTGCATCTCGATCTGCCCGAAAGCCTCGAAGCTTACTTTCAGGAAGCGGGCAGGGGAGGCCGTGATGGAAAGATTGCTTATTCTACTATTTTTTTCACCAAAGCCGATCAGCAAAAATTACTCGATAATTTTCAATTCGCTTTTCCTGAACTGGATTTTATCAGAACTACCTACCAGGCTATTTGCAATTATTTTCAGGTGGCTATTGGCGCGGGGCAAGGAACCAGCGTGGAATTTGATATTGATAAAATATGCAAGAGCTATAATCTCTCTCCGATTTTAGTTTACAACAGCATAAAGTTTTTAGAGAAAGAAAATTATGTTTCCTTCCTTGACGGAGGTTTCGAGCCTTCTAAGGTATTGTTTACAGCTAACAAAGAAGATATTTACCATTTCGAATTACTCTATCCAAAATTTGAACCCCTTGTAAAAACCTTGCTGCGAAGTTATGGCGGCCTTTTTGAAAATTACGTACACATCAACGAAAAAGACCTGGCTTATCGCGTAAAGATTAGCGCTGCAACCATCGCAGAACATTTGGCTTATTTAGATAAGCAGGAAATTATTTCTTACGTTCCCCAATCTTCTTTGCCTAAACTCGTTTTTATGCAGGATCGGATAACTACTAAATTTTTGGAATTTAATCCGGAGAACTACCATAAGCTAAAAGAAAATTACCGCTCAAAAATCAGTTCAGTTATCGATTATACTAACAATGATCAGCTTTGCAGGCAAGTACAGTTGCTCATGTATTTTAATGAATTTAATTACAGCGATTGTGGACATTGCGATGTGTGTATCTCAAAACGTCCGAAAGACTACGAAACTGTAAAAAATAAAATCCTCACCATTCTGCAAACTTCTCAGCATTCGCTGGAAGATCTGAAAGAAAAAATGAAAAGCAATAACAGTGAAACCTGGATCAAAGCTTTTAACGAGCTTATTGACGACGGTGTAATTTTAGTGGATGAAGACATTTACTATCTTGGAAGGTAA
- a CDS encoding alpha/beta hydrolase, giving the protein MKNRIVLFCLLIIPFSGSSQNYIFYLHGKIVENQGPEAVDKVNGYGEYRYYDILDSLKKNSTRVISEVRAKDTDLRVYAQKIKREIDSLIKMGIPPSKITVIGASKGALIAMYVSAFVKNKAVNYVFMAACYNNETETDLYFYGNILSIYEKSDLAGSCQAYRTKSSGITHYKEIQINTGLKHGFLYRPISEWINPARNWAAGTYN; this is encoded by the coding sequence ATGAAAAACAGAATCGTGCTTTTCTGCCTTTTAATAATTCCCTTTTCTGGAAGTTCGCAGAATTACATATTTTATTTACATGGAAAAATTGTGGAGAATCAAGGTCCCGAAGCGGTTGACAAGGTTAACGGTTATGGTGAGTACCGCTACTATGACATCCTGGATTCTTTGAAAAAAAATTCTACCAGGGTAATAAGCGAAGTAAGAGCAAAGGACACAGATTTAAGAGTTTATGCTCAGAAGATAAAAAGGGAAATAGACAGTCTTATAAAGATGGGCATCCCTCCTTCTAAGATAACGGTTATTGGCGCCTCCAAAGGTGCTTTAATTGCCATGTATGTTTCTGCCTTTGTAAAAAACAAAGCAGTGAACTATGTTTTTATGGCTGCTTGTTACAACAATGAAACTGAAACGGATCTTTACTTCTACGGAAACATCTTATCCATTTATGAAAAAAGCGACCTGGCAGGATCTTGCCAGGCTTACAGAACGAAATCATCCGGCATTACGCATTATAAAGAAATTCAAATTAACACAGGATTAAAACATGGATTCCTTTATCGCCCCATTTCCGAATGGATAAATCCTGCGAGGAACTGGGCAGCCGGAACATATAATTAA
- a CDS encoding DNA-binding response regulator, with protein sequence MNAIIIDDEKIGANTLQTLLTKHCGHVNLLAIKHSAPEGIKSILDLKPDLVFLDIEISPDTGFDVIDATNHLNYKVIFTTAYDNYALKAFKIQAIDYLLKPIDTEELIQAVQHAHLRIKENDKRTNEQLETFFKSIKNPAKKISLPTGKGLTLVAPGEIIYLESDSNYTKVFLKTGEKILISKTLKDLAEKFSGTIFCRVHAAYTVNLDEIDQYIKGDGGYLILKNKASIPVSRAYKQELLNKIGL encoded by the coding sequence ATGAACGCGATAATTATTGATGATGAAAAAATTGGTGCTAACACCCTGCAGACACTACTCACTAAGCATTGCGGACACGTTAACCTGCTGGCTATAAAACATTCAGCGCCAGAGGGAATAAAAAGTATTTTGGATCTTAAGCCTGACCTTGTTTTTTTAGATATAGAAATATCTCCGGATACCGGCTTTGATGTAATAGATGCTACCAATCATCTCAATTACAAAGTGATCTTTACCACAGCGTATGATAATTATGCTTTAAAGGCCTTTAAAATACAGGCTATTGATTACCTCTTAAAACCTATTGACACAGAAGAACTTATACAAGCTGTGCAACATGCGCATTTAAGGATCAAGGAAAACGATAAGAGAACTAATGAACAATTAGAGACTTTTTTTAAAAGTATTAAGAATCCAGCTAAAAAAATATCACTTCCTACCGGTAAAGGGTTAACGCTGGTAGCGCCCGGCGAGATTATTTACCTCGAGTCTGATTCAAACTACACTAAAGTATTTTTAAAAACGGGTGAAAAAATTTTAATTTCCAAAACACTAAAGGACCTGGCCGAAAAATTCAGCGGTACTATTTTTTGTAGAGTTCATGCTGCTTACACGGTTAATCTAGATGAAATCGATCAATACATAAAAGGTGATGGTGGCTACCTGATCCTTAAAAATAAAGCATCCATTCCTGTTTCCAGAGCCTATAAACAAGAGCTACTTAACAAGATCGGACTTTAG